A genomic stretch from Frigoribacterium sp. PvP032 includes:
- the thrC gene encoding threonine synthase has protein sequence MAHQWQGVLREYADRLDVTEATPVVTLGEGGTPLIPAPALSARTGAKVFVKYEGMNPTGSFKDRGMTMAISKAVEHGAKAVICASTGNTSASAAAYAAHAGITAAVLVPEGKIAMGKLSQAVAHDGQLIQIQGNFDDCLDIARDLAANYPVHLVNSVNNDRIEGQKTAAFEVVDVLGDAPDFHFLPVGNAGNYTAYTRGYREDVEAGRSTRLPRMFGFQASGSAPIVAGEVVKHPETIASAIRIGNPASWQLALEARDLTNGWFGAITDEAILAAQKILAAEVGVFVEPASAISVAGLLERSDAGVVPAGATVVLTVTGHGLKDPQWALRRADGSEVTPTVVESDTSRVAEVLGLVPASA, from the coding sequence ATGGCCCACCAGTGGCAGGGTGTCCTGCGCGAGTACGCCGATCGTCTCGACGTGACGGAGGCGACCCCGGTCGTCACCCTCGGCGAGGGCGGCACGCCCCTCATCCCGGCGCCGGCGCTGTCCGCCCGCACCGGGGCGAAGGTGTTCGTCAAGTACGAGGGCATGAACCCGACCGGCTCCTTCAAGGACCGCGGCATGACGATGGCCATCTCGAAGGCCGTCGAGCACGGCGCGAAGGCCGTCATCTGCGCGTCGACCGGCAACACCTCCGCCTCGGCAGCCGCCTACGCCGCGCACGCGGGCATCACCGCGGCCGTGCTCGTGCCGGAGGGCAAGATCGCGATGGGCAAGCTCAGCCAGGCCGTCGCGCACGACGGCCAGCTGATCCAGATCCAGGGCAACTTCGACGACTGCCTCGACATCGCGCGCGACCTCGCCGCGAACTACCCGGTGCACCTCGTCAACTCGGTCAACAACGACCGCATCGAGGGCCAGAAGACGGCTGCCTTCGAGGTCGTCGACGTGCTCGGCGACGCCCCCGACTTCCACTTCCTCCCCGTGGGCAACGCCGGCAACTACACGGCCTACACCCGCGGCTACCGCGAGGACGTCGAGGCCGGCCGGTCAACTCGTCTGCCCCGCATGTTCGGCTTCCAGGCCTCCGGCTCGGCACCGATCGTGGCGGGCGAGGTCGTCAAGCACCCCGAGACCATCGCGAGTGCGATCCGCATCGGGAACCCCGCCTCCTGGCAGCTGGCCCTCGAGGCCCGCGACCTCACGAACGGCTGGTTCGGGGCCATCACCGACGAGGCGATCCTCGCCGCCCAGAAGATCCTGGCGGCCGAGGTCGGCGTCTTCGTCGAGCCTGCCTCCGCGATCAGCGTGGCCGGCCTGCTCGAGCGCTCCGACGCGGGCGTCGTCCCGGCGGGCGCGACGGTCGTCCTCACGGTCACGGGCCACGGCCTGAAGGACCCGCAGTGGGCGCTCCGCCGCGCCGACGGCTCCGAGGTCACGCCCACGGTCGTCGAGAGCGACACGTCGCGCGTCGCCGAGGTGCTCGGGCTCGTCCCGGCCTCTGCGTGA
- a CDS encoding DUF2993 domain-containing protein, translated as MSDVDDFFAERAVPRRRARGAAAGLFVLVGVLVVLAILAVVADVVTRTLVEQRAAAEISTATGLDDLSVDVHGTSVLWQIAHGSLDDVTLSSGSGGDPLSFRVDVSDVPTDLEGTSGPVTGTLTADSATVSSLDGISSAGATVTLDPGEVTYARAFDVPLLGPVPVDVTATPSIADDGRALDFAPTRASFPDTSLSLDLSPFLGDFAQRVCVAEQLPPGVVLTSVDVEAGRVQLGLRSDGLPLTSSGLAAKGSCS; from the coding sequence ATGAGCGACGTCGACGACTTCTTCGCCGAGCGGGCCGTCCCGCGCCGTCGAGCGCGGGGCGCGGCCGCGGGGCTCTTCGTCCTGGTCGGCGTCCTCGTCGTGCTCGCGATCCTCGCGGTCGTCGCCGACGTGGTCACCCGCACCCTGGTCGAGCAGCGGGCCGCAGCCGAGATATCGACCGCCACAGGGCTCGACGACCTCTCCGTCGACGTCCACGGCACCTCCGTGCTCTGGCAGATCGCGCACGGCTCGCTCGACGACGTGACGCTGTCGTCTGGCTCAGGGGGCGACCCCCTCTCGTTCCGCGTCGACGTCAGCGACGTGCCCACGGACCTCGAGGGCACCTCCGGCCCGGTCACGGGCACGCTGACCGCCGACTCGGCGACGGTGAGCTCCCTCGACGGCATCTCGTCCGCCGGGGCGACCGTGACCCTCGACCCCGGCGAGGTGACCTACGCCCGCGCCTTCGACGTGCCCCTGCTCGGTCCGGTGCCCGTCGACGTGACCGCCACCCCCTCGATCGCCGACGACGGCCGTGCCCTGGACTTCGCGCCGACGAGGGCGTCGTTCCCCGACACCTCCCTCTCGCTCGACCTCAGCCCGTTCCTCGGCGACTTCGCCCAGCGCGTCTGCGTCGCCGAGCAGCTGCCCCCTGGCGTCGTCCTCACGTCGGTCGACGTCGAGGCAGGCAGGGTGCAGCTCGGCCTCCGGTCGGACGGCTTGCCGCTGACCTCCTCCGGCCTGGCCGCCAAGGGCAGCTGCAGCTGA
- the lysA gene encoding diaminopimelate decarboxylase yields MSPNPLAPDWLLEPDDVDALDRSVWSHGALRGDDGVVSVAGVPATELVARHGSPLYVVDEDDFRGRALGAKEAFDRELGRIGTSAVVYYAAKAFLSVEVARWVAEAGLRVDICTGGEFAVAAAAGVEPSRMAFHGNNKSLAEIDRTVAAGIGNIVVDNAEEVVRVAEAASRHGVVQSVRVRVNSGVHASTHDYLATAREDQKFGITLADAPGVVAEIRRRPSLRFLGLHSHIGSQIFGSDGFGEAARRLLALHAELLADGPVPELNLGGGFGIAYTSVDDARPLDELAAALADIVASECADLGIPLPVVAVEPGRVIAGPSGTTLYTVGTVKDVAVTVDEQTGETAVRRYVSVDGGMSDNARPALYEADYSARVVSRASSAGPALVRVAGKHCESGDLVVLAEYLPADVAPGDLLGVPATGAYCWSLASNYNHVGRPPVVAVRDGASRVIVRGETEADLLARDAGLD; encoded by the coding sequence GTGTCGCCCAACCCCCTCGCTCCCGACTGGCTGCTCGAGCCCGACGACGTCGACGCGCTCGACCGGTCGGTCTGGTCGCACGGCGCCCTCCGCGGCGACGACGGCGTCGTCTCCGTCGCCGGCGTCCCTGCGACCGAGCTCGTGGCCCGCCACGGCAGCCCGCTCTACGTCGTCGACGAGGACGACTTCCGCGGGCGGGCCCTCGGCGCGAAGGAGGCGTTCGACCGAGAGCTCGGACGCATCGGCACCAGCGCGGTCGTCTACTACGCCGCCAAGGCGTTCCTCTCCGTCGAGGTGGCCCGCTGGGTCGCCGAGGCCGGCCTGCGGGTCGACATCTGCACCGGCGGCGAGTTCGCCGTCGCGGCGGCGGCCGGAGTCGAGCCCTCACGGATGGCGTTCCACGGCAACAACAAGTCGCTCGCCGAGATCGACCGCACCGTCGCTGCGGGCATCGGCAACATCGTCGTCGACAACGCGGAGGAGGTGGTGAGGGTCGCCGAGGCCGCGTCCCGTCACGGCGTGGTCCAGTCCGTCCGCGTGCGCGTCAACAGCGGCGTGCACGCCTCGACCCACGACTACCTCGCCACGGCTCGGGAAGACCAGAAGTTCGGCATCACCCTCGCGGACGCGCCCGGCGTGGTCGCCGAGATCCGCCGTCGTCCCTCCTTGCGGTTCCTCGGCCTGCACTCCCACATCGGCTCCCAGATCTTCGGCTCGGACGGGTTCGGCGAGGCCGCACGCCGCCTCCTCGCCCTGCACGCCGAGCTGCTCGCCGACGGTCCCGTCCCCGAGCTCAACCTCGGCGGCGGCTTCGGCATCGCCTACACGTCGGTCGACGACGCGCGTCCCCTCGACGAGCTGGCCGCGGCGCTGGCCGACATCGTGGCGTCGGAGTGCGCCGACCTGGGCATCCCGCTGCCCGTGGTGGCCGTCGAGCCGGGCCGAGTGATCGCGGGGCCCTCCGGCACGACCCTCTACACGGTGGGCACCGTCAAGGACGTCGCGGTCACGGTCGACGAGCAGACCGGCGAGACCGCCGTCCGTCGCTACGTCAGCGTCGACGGCGGCATGAGCGACAACGCCCGGCCGGCCCTCTACGAGGCCGACTACTCGGCGCGGGTCGTCAGCCGCGCCTCCTCGGCGGGCCCTGCCCTCGTCAGGGTCGCGGGCAAGCACTGCGAGAGCGGCGACCTCGTGGTGCTGGCGGAGTACCTGCCCGCCGACGTCGCACCGGGCGACCTGCTCGGCGTGCCCGCGACGGGCGCGTACTGCTGGAGCCTCGCGAGCAACTACAACCACGTCGGACGGCCACCGGTCGTCGCCGTCCGCGACGGCGCCTCGCGGGTCATCGTCCGCGGCGAGACCGAGGCCGACCTGCTGGCCCGCGACGCCGGCCTCGACTGA
- the thrB gene encoding homoserine kinase, producing the protein MTTGHDVRSVLVRVPATSANLGPGFDTLGLAVSLYDELVVTATTGSGVEVHVEGVGAGEVPTDEGNLVVQAIAAAYASVGQPLPGLRLEARNVIPHGRGLGSSAAAIVSGVVAAKGLLEGVVEFSSADLLRVATEMEGHPDNVAPALFGGLTIAWTTSSGPAHKRLLVHRGVSPVVFVPESTLSTKLARSLQPASVPHEDATFNVSRSALLVAALIQSPELLLAATEDRLHQSYRASAMPETDALITMLREAGLAAVVSGAGPSLLVLGSDPAQRLFAADLVAEHSVSDWRAVMLAVDLRGATVKPHPVENSDPLGI; encoded by the coding sequence ATGACCACAGGGCACGACGTCAGGTCGGTGCTCGTCCGGGTGCCCGCGACGTCGGCGAACCTCGGCCCCGGCTTCGACACGCTGGGCCTGGCCGTCTCCCTCTACGACGAGCTCGTGGTCACCGCGACCACGGGCTCGGGCGTCGAGGTGCACGTCGAGGGCGTCGGCGCGGGCGAGGTGCCCACCGACGAGGGCAACCTCGTGGTGCAGGCGATCGCCGCCGCCTACGCGTCGGTGGGGCAGCCGCTGCCGGGCCTCCGGCTCGAGGCGCGCAACGTCATCCCGCACGGGCGCGGCCTCGGCTCGTCGGCCGCCGCCATCGTCTCCGGCGTCGTGGCGGCCAAGGGCCTCCTCGAGGGCGTCGTCGAGTTCTCGTCGGCCGACCTGCTGCGCGTGGCGACCGAGATGGAGGGCCACCCCGACAACGTCGCCCCGGCGCTCTTCGGCGGGCTGACCATCGCGTGGACGACCTCGTCAGGCCCGGCCCACAAGCGCCTCCTCGTGCACCGTGGCGTGTCGCCCGTCGTCTTCGTGCCGGAGTCCACCCTCTCGACGAAGCTCGCCAGGAGCCTCCAGCCCGCGTCGGTGCCGCACGAGGACGCGACGTTCAACGTGTCCCGCTCGGCGCTGCTCGTCGCGGCGTTGATCCAGAGCCCCGAGCTGCTGCTCGCCGCCACGGAGGACAGGCTGCACCAGAGCTACCGCGCCAGCGCGATGCCCGAGACCGACGCGCTGATCACCATGCTGCGCGAAGCAGGCCTGGCCGCCGTCGTGTCCGGTGCGGGGCCCTCTCTCCTGGTGCTCGGGAGCGACCCGGCACAGCGCCTCTTCGCCGCCGATCTGGTGGCCGAGCACTCCGTGTCCGACTGGCGCGCCGTCATGCTCGCCGTCGACCTGCGGGGTGCTACAGTGAAGCCGCACCCGGTAGAGAATTCAGATCCCCTGGGCATCTAG
- the rho gene encoding transcription termination factor Rho translates to MSDVDIRNSADTTAELSAMRLPQLQALASSLGISGLSKLRKGDLVAAIAAVQAQTAQGGVAPAADAEPVVAQPVLDVPAEAPAEPSSEPAAPASTDASGIVADEAPAAPTRARRGSRRATSAAGAPAQRGAGDHVNGGESGVEPVVEAPATTPVEAPAAESAEQAAPAEAGQEAPVAPERTTRSRRGSRRASDATVAEAQAAAQGEQAAAPVADAETVADPDGSERAQDDQAQNDQGQGDQNGQQGGGRRSRSRGRGDRKNGQAAQQGAGGDQQQGQKPDQQQGGQQQDRQQQGGQQQDRQKADQQSDRQQQGDRQQQDRQQGTGPQQQQDENGRQGRGRQRDRKRGRGVQTDEFEPEISEDDVLIPVAGILDVLENYAFVRTTGYLPGASDVYVSLGQVKKYHLRKGDAVVGAIRQPREGDQGQGRQKYNAIVRVDSINGQPVDEAAKRVEFGKLTPLYPQERLRLETEQQKLSTRIIDLVSPIGKGQRGLIVSPPKAGKTLVLQAIANAIAVNNPEVHLMVVLVDERPEEVTDMQRTVKGEVIASTFDRPAEDHTTVAELAIERAKRLVELGHDVVVLLDSITRLGRAYNLSAPASGRVLSGGVDSSALYPPKRFFGAARNIENGGSLTILATALVETGSKMDEVIFEEFKGTGNMELRLSRHLADKRIFPAVDVNASGTRREEMLLSPDEVKITWRLRRALAGLEQQKALEIVLGNLKETQSNVEFLVQIQKSMPANGHDAGHKDH, encoded by the coding sequence GTGTCAGACGTCGACATCCGCAACTCTGCGGACACCACCGCCGAACTCAGCGCCATGCGCCTCCCGCAGCTCCAGGCTCTCGCCTCCTCGCTCGGCATCAGCGGTCTCTCCAAGCTCCGCAAGGGCGACCTCGTCGCCGCGATCGCCGCCGTCCAGGCTCAGACGGCCCAGGGCGGCGTGGCCCCGGCTGCGGACGCCGAGCCCGTCGTCGCGCAGCCCGTGCTCGACGTGCCCGCCGAGGCGCCCGCGGAGCCTTCCTCCGAGCCGGCAGCCCCCGCGTCGACCGACGCCTCGGGCATCGTCGCCGACGAGGCGCCGGCCGCTCCGACCCGCGCTCGTCGTGGTTCGCGGCGCGCCACCTCCGCCGCCGGGGCTCCGGCCCAGCGCGGTGCGGGCGACCACGTCAACGGCGGCGAGTCGGGCGTCGAGCCCGTCGTCGAGGCACCCGCCACGACTCCGGTCGAGGCCCCTGCCGCCGAGTCGGCCGAGCAGGCCGCTCCCGCCGAGGCCGGTCAGGAGGCACCGGTCGCCCCCGAGCGCACGACGCGCAGCCGCCGTGGCTCGCGCCGCGCCTCCGACGCGACCGTCGCCGAGGCGCAGGCCGCGGCACAGGGCGAGCAGGCGGCCGCTCCGGTCGCCGACGCCGAGACGGTCGCCGACCCCGACGGGTCCGAGCGAGCTCAGGACGACCAGGCGCAGAACGACCAGGGCCAGGGCGACCAGAACGGCCAGCAGGGCGGCGGACGTCGCAGCCGCAGCCGTGGTCGAGGCGACCGCAAGAACGGCCAGGCCGCTCAGCAGGGCGCCGGCGGCGACCAGCAGCAGGGCCAGAAGCCCGACCAGCAGCAGGGTGGCCAGCAGCAGGACCGCCAGCAGCAGGGTGGCCAGCAGCAGGACCGCCAGAAGGCCGACCAGCAGAGCGACCGCCAGCAGCAGGGCGACCGCCAGCAGCAGGACCGCCAGCAGGGCACCGGACCCCAGCAGCAGCAGGACGAGAACGGCCGTCAGGGTCGTGGCCGTCAGCGTGACCGCAAGCGCGGCCGCGGCGTCCAGACCGACGAGTTCGAGCCCGAGATCTCCGAGGACGACGTCCTCATCCCCGTGGCGGGCATCCTCGACGTGCTCGAGAACTACGCCTTCGTCCGCACCACGGGCTACCTGCCCGGTGCCAGCGACGTCTACGTGTCGCTCGGCCAGGTCAAGAAGTACCACCTCCGCAAGGGCGACGCCGTGGTCGGCGCCATCCGCCAGCCGCGCGAGGGCGACCAGGGCCAGGGCCGCCAGAAGTACAACGCGATCGTCCGCGTCGACTCGATCAACGGCCAGCCCGTCGACGAGGCCGCCAAGCGCGTCGAGTTCGGCAAGCTGACTCCTCTCTACCCGCAGGAGCGACTGCGCCTCGAGACCGAGCAGCAGAAGCTCTCGACCCGGATCATCGACCTCGTGTCGCCCATCGGCAAGGGCCAGCGCGGTCTGATCGTCTCGCCCCCCAAGGCAGGCAAGACGCTCGTGCTGCAGGCGATCGCCAACGCCATCGCGGTGAACAACCCCGAGGTGCACCTCATGGTCGTCCTGGTGGACGAGCGTCCCGAAGAGGTCACCGACATGCAGCGCACGGTCAAGGGCGAGGTCATCGCCTCGACCTTCGACCGTCCCGCAGAAGACCACACGACGGTCGCCGAGCTCGCCATCGAGCGGGCGAAGCGCCTCGTCGAGCTGGGCCACGACGTGGTCGTGCTGCTCGACTCGATCACCCGTCTCGGCCGCGCCTACAACCTGTCCGCGCCGGCCTCTGGCCGCGTGCTGTCCGGCGGCGTCGACTCGTCGGCCCTGTACCCGCCGAAGCGCTTCTTCGGCGCGGCGCGCAACATCGAGAACGGCGGCTCGCTGACCATCCTGGCGACCGCCCTGGTCGAGACCGGCTCGAAGATGGACGAGGTGATCTTCGAGGAGTTCAAGGGCACCGGCAACATGGAGCTCCGTCTCTCGCGCCACCTCGCCGACAAGCGCATCTTCCCGGCTGTCGACGTCAACGCGTCCGGCACGCGCCGTGAAGAGATGCTGCTGAGCCCTGACGAGGTCAAGATCACCTGGCGCCTGCGCCGTGCCCTCGCCGGCCTCGAGCAGCAGAAGGCGCTCGAGATCGTC
- a CDS encoding homoserine dehydrogenase has translation MDEYRDVRVALLGAGSVGSQVARLLLEHGDELAGRAGAGLQLVGIGVRDVDAPRDVDLPRELFTTDLESLILGADIVVELMGGLEPARHHVLQALLSGADVVTGNKALLAHHGPELFAAAEQVGAQLYYEAAVAGAIPIIRPLRDSLAGDRIRRIMGIVNGTTNYILDRMDTDGDTLEDALAAATELGYAEADPTADIEGFDAAQKAAILASLAFHTTVPLSAVHREGITSVTHEQVQAARKAGYVVKILAICERLTDSDGVDGVSARVYPALVPLDHPLAAVHGAKNAVFVEAEAAGDLMFYGAGAGGVETASAVLGDLVSAARRHVIGGPGVAESTQADLAVLPIGHVVTRYQITLDVADQPGVLAEVATVLSQHGVSVHSVEQTGGLEPGASRDEEAAPATATLIIGTHRARESDLAATVVALRNTTVVNTVTSVLRVEGA, from the coding sequence ATGGACGAATACCGCGACGTGAGGGTCGCCCTGCTGGGCGCCGGATCGGTCGGGTCGCAGGTGGCACGCCTGCTGCTCGAGCACGGCGACGAGCTGGCGGGCCGGGCCGGCGCCGGCCTGCAGCTCGTCGGCATCGGCGTGCGCGACGTCGACGCGCCCCGCGACGTCGACCTGCCGCGCGAGCTGTTCACCACCGACCTCGAGTCGCTGATCCTCGGGGCCGACATCGTCGTCGAGCTCATGGGCGGCCTCGAGCCGGCTCGGCACCACGTGCTGCAGGCGCTCCTCTCGGGGGCCGACGTGGTCACGGGCAACAAGGCGCTGCTGGCCCACCACGGGCCCGAGCTGTTCGCCGCGGCGGAGCAGGTCGGCGCACAGCTCTACTACGAGGCGGCCGTCGCGGGCGCCATCCCGATCATCCGCCCGCTCCGCGACAGCCTCGCCGGTGACCGGATCCGACGCATCATGGGCATCGTCAACGGCACGACGAACTACATCCTCGACCGGATGGACACCGACGGCGACACCCTCGAGGACGCCCTCGCCGCCGCGACCGAGCTGGGCTACGCCGAGGCCGACCCGACGGCCGACATCGAGGGCTTCGACGCCGCCCAGAAGGCGGCCATCCTCGCGAGCCTCGCGTTCCACACGACGGTGCCGCTGTCGGCGGTGCACCGCGAGGGCATCACGTCCGTGACGCACGAGCAGGTGCAGGCCGCCCGCAAGGCCGGCTACGTCGTCAAGATCCTGGCGATCTGCGAGCGGCTCACCGACTCGGACGGCGTCGACGGCGTGAGCGCGCGCGTCTACCCTGCCCTCGTCCCGCTCGACCACCCCCTCGCGGCCGTGCACGGAGCCAAGAACGCGGTCTTCGTCGAGGCAGAGGCGGCGGGAGACCTGATGTTCTACGGCGCCGGCGCCGGGGGAGTGGAGACCGCCTCGGCGGTGCTCGGCGACCTCGTCTCGGCCGCGCGTCGTCACGTGATCGGCGGCCCCGGCGTCGCCGAGTCGACGCAGGCCGACCTGGCCGTGCTGCCCATCGGGCACGTGGTCACGCGCTACCAGATCACCCTCGACGTCGCCGACCAGCCCGGCGTGCTCGCCGAGGTCGCGACGGTGCTCAGCCAGCACGGCGTCAGCGTGCACAGCGTCGAGCAGACCGGGGGCCTCGAGCCCGGCGCGTCACGCGACGAGGAGGCGGCCCCCGCGACCGCTACCCTGATCATCGGCACGCACCGTGCCCGCGAGTCCGACCTCGCCGCCACGGTCGTCGCCCTCCGCAACACCACGGTCGTGAACACCGTCACGAGCGTTCTGAGAGTCGAAGGAGCCTGA